The following are from one region of the Fusobacterium russii ATCC 25533 genome:
- a CDS encoding DUF445 domain-containing protein, producing MGKLILILCVSALIGWITNYIAIKMLFRPYKEINFIFFKIQGLIPKRKNEIGEGIAEIIDKELLSIKDVVAQLNDGDLFDRLDKLVDEILDKNLKAKIREMFPFLQLFLNDKVLTEIKIAIKKIIFENKEEIITFFFNYIEENIDFKKIIVDKISNFSLEKIEQVIFELAQKELKHIEVIGAILGAIIGIFQYLIFLFV from the coding sequence ATGGGAAAACTAATTTTAATACTATGTGTAAGTGCATTGATAGGTTGGATAACAAATTATATTGCAATAAAAATGTTATTTAGACCATATAAAGAAATAAATTTTATATTCTTCAAAATACAGGGATTAATTCCTAAAAGAAAAAATGAAATAGGGGAAGGAATAGCAGAAATAATAGATAAGGAACTATTATCTATAAAAGATGTGGTAGCTCAGTTAAATGATGGGGATCTTTTTGATAGATTAGATAAATTAGTTGATGAAATTTTAGATAAAAATTTAAAAGCAAAAATTAGAGAGATGTTCCCTTTTCTTCAGCTATTTTTAAATGATAAAGTTTTAACAGAGATAAAGATAGCAATAAAGAAAATAATCTTTGAAAATAAGGAAGAGATAATCACCTTCTTTTTTAACTATATTGAAGAAAATATTGATTTTAAAAAGATAATTGTTGATAAAATTTCAAATTTTTCTCTTGAAAAAATAGAGCAAGTAATATTTGAATTGGCACAAAAAGAATTAAAACATATAGAGGTAATAGGAGCAATATTGGGAGCTATAATAGGGATTTTCCAATATTTAATTTTTTTATTTGTCTAG
- the ruvB gene encoding Holliday junction branch migration DNA helicase RuvB, whose amino-acid sequence MDRIITDLELENEVEIQKSLRPKTFYEYVGQENLKEKMSICIAAAKKRNATIDHILLYGPPGLGKTTLAGVIANEMKTNLKITSGPILDKAGDLAAILTSLEENDILFIDEIHRLNSSVEEILYPAMEDGELDIMIGKGPSARSIRIELPPFTLVGATTRAGLLSSPLRDRFGVSHKMEYYNESEIKGIIIRGARILGVEIDERGAVEISKRSRGTPRIANRLLKRVRDYCDIRGNGTIDEEIAKKALDMLGIDENGLDELDRNIVNSIIDNYDGGPVGIETLSLLLGEDKRTLEEVYEPYLVKMGFLKRTNRGRVVTAKAYHHFRKIKER is encoded by the coding sequence GTGGATCGTATAATAACTGATTTAGAGTTAGAAAATGAAGTGGAAATACAGAAATCTTTAAGACCCAAAACTTTTTATGAGTATGTGGGGCAGGAAAACTTAAAGGAGAAAATGTCTATTTGCATTGCAGCAGCTAAAAAAAGAAATGCAACAATAGATCATATTTTACTGTATGGACCTCCTGGACTTGGTAAAACAACCTTGGCTGGAGTTATTGCAAATGAAATGAAGACAAATTTAAAAATAACATCAGGTCCGATTCTTGACAAAGCTGGAGATTTAGCAGCAATTTTAACTTCATTGGAAGAAAATGATATATTATTTATAGATGAAATTCATAGATTAAATAGTTCTGTGGAAGAGATTTTGTATCCGGCTATGGAAGATGGGGAACTTGATATTATGATAGGAAAGGGACCTTCAGCTAGGTCAATAAGAATTGAATTACCACCTTTTACTCTGGTGGGAGCAACAACAAGAGCCGGACTTTTAAGCTCTCCTCTTAGGGATAGATTTGGTGTAAGCCATAAGATGGAATACTATAATGAATCAGAAATAAAAGGGATAATAATAAGAGGAGCTAGAATACTTGGAGTGGAAATAGATGAAAGAGGGGCAGTTGAAATTTCAAAAAGAAGCCGTGGAACTCCAAGAATAGCTAATAGATTGTTAAAAAGAGTAAGAGATTATTGTGATATAAGAGGAAATGGGACAATAGATGAGGAAATAGCAAAAAAAGCATTGGATATGCTAGGCATAGATGAAAATGGTTTAGATGAATTAGACAGAAATATTGTAAATTCAATAATAGATAATTATGATGGAGGACCAGTTGGTATAGAAACACTTTCTCTTTTATTAGGTGAAGATAAAAGAACTTTAGAGGAAGTATATGAACCTTATCTTGTAAAAATGGGATTTTTAAAAAGAACAAATAGAGGTAGAGTAGTTACAGCAAAAGCATACCATCATTTTAGGAAAATTAAAGAAAGGTAA
- a CDS encoding RrF2 family transcriptional regulator has protein sequence MKVNTKVRYGLRALAYIAENSNEEKMIRIKEISEEQGISVQYLEQILFKLKNENIIEGKRGPTGGYKLAKEAKDIDLYSIYKILDDEVKVIDCNESEETRHNCSDEMCGTTCIWSKLDNAMTKILSETSLDDFIKNGKRI, from the coding sequence ATGAAAGTAAATACAAAGGTAAGATATGGACTGAGAGCTTTAGCTTATATAGCTGAAAATTCAAATGAAGAGAAAATGATTAGAATAAAAGAAATTTCTGAAGAACAAGGTATCTCTGTTCAATATTTAGAACAGATACTTTTTAAACTTAAAAATGAAAATATAATTGAAGGGAAAAGAGGACCTACAGGGGGATATAAGCTTGCTAAAGAAGCAAAAGATATAGATTTATATAGTATTTATAAGATATTAGACGATGAAGTAAAGGTTATAGATTGCAATGAATCTGAGGAAACAAGGCATAACTGTTCAGATGAAATGTGTGGAACAACATGTATTTGGAGTAAGCTTGATAATGCTATGACAAAGATATTATCCGAAACATCATTGGATGATTTTATAAAAAATGGAAAAAGAATATAG
- a CDS encoding RsmE family RNA methyltransferase, which translates to MITVVVEADKVNGDLIIVDKLSDINHVKNVFRKTLGDRIRAVDGKNEYLCQIEKIDNKEIILRILNINKDSFSYEMEIHAGICLLKNEKMDLTIQKLTELGIKKIIPIAAKRSVAKLDKKKEKWDIIMKEALKQCQGISPTYIENIIKLSDINYSLYDLIIVPYECEEQIYLKSILKSLKEKPKKILFIIGPEGGFDNEEIDFLRNRKANIISLGKRILRAETAAIVTGGVLINEFQ; encoded by the coding sequence TTGATAACTGTTGTAGTTGAAGCAGATAAAGTTAATGGTGATTTAATAATTGTTGATAAATTATCAGATATAAATCATGTAAAAAATGTTTTTCGTAAAACTTTAGGTGATAGGATAAGAGCAGTTGATGGAAAAAATGAATATCTCTGCCAAATTGAAAAAATAGATAATAAAGAGATTATTTTAAGAATACTTAATATTAATAAAGATAGCTTTTCATATGAGATGGAAATTCATGCAGGAATCTGTCTGCTAAAAAATGAAAAAATGGACTTAACTATTCAAAAATTAACTGAATTAGGAATAAAAAAAATAATCCCGATAGCAGCTAAAAGATCAGTTGCAAAGCTTGATAAAAAAAAGGAAAAATGGGATATAATTATGAAGGAAGCATTAAAACAATGCCAAGGAATCAGTCCAACATATATTGAGAATATAATAAAATTATCAGATATAAACTATTCACTTTATGATTTAATAATAGTTCCTTATGAATGTGAAGAGCAAATATATCTAAAAAGTATCTTGAAAAGTTTAAAAGAAAAGCCTAAAAAAATCCTATTTATAATAGGACCAGAAGGTGGCTTTGATAATGAAGAAATTGACTTTCTAAGAAATAGGAAAGCAAATATAATAAGTTTAGGAAAAAGGATTTTAAGAGCTGAAACTGCCGCTATAGTAACGGGAGGAGTATTAATAAATGAATTTCAGTAA
- the mtaB gene encoding tRNA (N(6)-L-threonylcarbamoyladenosine(37)-C(2))-methylthiotransferase MtaB, giving the protein MNFSKRVAFHTLGCKVNQYETESIKNQLIKKGYEEVSFEEKSDIYIINSCTVTSIADRKTRNMLRRAKRINPEGKVIVTGCYAQTNSREILEIEDVDYVIDNKNKSNIVNFVEAIENIGYEKQKKGDIFQEKEYQEYEFATLREMTRAYVKIQDGCNQFCSYCKIPYARGRSRSRKKENILSEINKLVEDGFKEIILIGINLSAYGIDFKEKNGFESLVKDILKIEKLERVRIGSVYPDKLSDEFIDLFKNKKMARHLHISLQSCDDTVLKNMRRNYGASLIRERLLKLRKEVDNIEFTADIIVGFPNETEQMFENTYALIEEINFSNLHIFQYSDREGTIAEKMDGKVDSKMKKIRAEKLDLLKEKMFKKTREKYIGEKMSVLVEEEKEDWLFGYSDNYLKIKFQCNGKEKLKINDIVNLEIRRLEDEFLVAEKGE; this is encoded by the coding sequence ATGAATTTCAGTAAAAGAGTAGCTTTTCATACTCTTGGATGTAAGGTAAATCAATATGAAACAGAAAGTATAAAAAATCAATTAATAAAAAAAGGATATGAAGAGGTTTCTTTTGAAGAGAAGTCGGATATATATATAATAAATTCTTGCACGGTGACAAGCATAGCGGATAGAAAAACTAGAAATATGCTAAGACGTGCAAAAAGAATAAATCCTGAAGGAAAGGTAATAGTTACAGGTTGTTATGCACAAACTAATAGCAGAGAAATATTGGAAATAGAAGATGTTGATTATGTAATTGATAATAAAAATAAAAGTAATATTGTGAATTTTGTGGAAGCAATAGAAAATATAGGCTACGAAAAACAGAAAAAGGGAGATATTTTTCAAGAGAAAGAATATCAAGAATATGAGTTTGCAACTCTTAGAGAAATGACAAGGGCATATGTTAAAATACAAGATGGTTGTAACCAATTTTGTTCTTATTGCAAAATACCTTATGCAAGAGGAAGAAGTAGGTCAAGAAAAAAGGAAAACATTTTAAGCGAAATAAATAAATTGGTTGAGGATGGTTTTAAAGAGATAATTTTAATTGGAATAAACTTAAGTGCTTATGGTATTGATTTTAAAGAGAAAAATGGTTTTGAGAGCTTAGTAAAAGATATATTAAAAATTGAAAAGTTAGAAAGAGTTAGAATAGGTTCAGTTTATCCGGATAAATTGTCAGATGAATTTATAGATTTGTTTAAAAATAAAAAAATGGCAAGACATTTGCATATTTCACTCCAGTCTTGTGATGACACTGTATTAAAGAATATGAGAAGAAATTATGGAGCTTCTCTTATAAGGGAAAGACTTTTAAAACTAAGAAAAGAAGTTGACAACATAGAATTTACTGCAGATATTATAGTTGGTTTTCCAAATGAAACAGAGCAAATGTTTGAAAATACTTATGCTCTAATTGAAGAGATAAATTTCTCTAACCTACATATTTTTCAATACTCTGATAGAGAAGGTACTATTGCAGAGAAGATGGATGGAAAAGTTGATTCTAAAATGAAGAAGATAAGAGCTGAAAAACTAGACTTACTAAAAGAAAAGATGTTTAAGAAAACTAGAGAAAAATATATTGGAGAGAAGATGTCTGTATTGGTTGAAGAAGAAAAGGAAGATTGGTTATTTGGTTATAGTGATAACTATTTGAAAATTAAATTTCAATGTAATGGAAAAGAAAAATTAAAAATTAATGATATAGTTAATTTAGAAATAAGAAGATTGGAAGATGAATTTCTAGTTGCGGAAAAAGGAGAATAA